catacatacacacacacacacacaaccacacacacagacacacacacacacacatatatatatatatatatatatatatatatatgaatgtatatacatgtgtgtgtgtgcgtgtgtgcgtgtatgtatgtatatatatatatatgtatacatatatgaatgtatatacatgcttgtacatatatgtatgcatacatacatatatatatatatatatatatatatatgagtgtgtgtgtgtgtatgtatatatatacatatatattcaagtatgtacacacacacacatgcacacacacacacatatatatacatatatatatatgtatatatacacgcatatatatatattcaagtgtgtacacacacacacacatacacacatataaatatatatacatatatatatacatgtgtgtgtgtgtatgtgtgtgtgtgtgtttgtgtatgtttgtgtgtgtgtgtgtgtgtgtgcgtgtgtgcgtgtatgtgtgtatgtatatatatatatgtatacatatatgaatgtatatacatgcttgtacatatatgtatacatacatacatatttgtatatatatttatatatatttgtgtgtgtgtgtgtatatatatatatatatatatatatatttacatacagacacacacatgcacacacacacacacacacacacacacacacacacacgtgtgtgtgagtgtgtgtgtgtgtgtgtgtgtgtgtgtgtgtgtgtgtgaatgtgtatatgtatatatgtatatacatatattcatatgtatacatatatatatttagttatttatctctctctatatatatcatcttctTTACCTGGTATTACCTTTATTTAGTataaatcaatgataaaaatataatcctTTTTCATAAGAACACGCTGTTCGTCTTGTTTATGTACACCGCGTAACATACGTCATCCCGCTAGTATTTTTATCAACTCGTCCGATTTCTTTCACATACTCCTTAAAGTCTGTAtatttcaccctttttctctGGCCTAAACTTTCGCATagtatttataatcattttcccTTGATTAATGTGAAATTTATGATAGGGTGTGATCTCAACACGAAGGCTAAAGAGCTTTTGGCTAAAAAAGGGGTTTTCAAATCCATGGCCCGCGGGTGAGTGCAGCCCTCGGGATGGGTAAGCGTGGCCCGGGGAGTGACAAGGCGAATGGTTGGCTGTGAAATCGTGATCgccaaggaggaaaagagagggggatgcTTGTTGTTACCATTTAAAATCCAATAAGCCAATTTAGCTTTATAGGCAGTtacttaatatgtatacatatatataaatatatatagatatatatatatatataatgtatgaatatatatattcatatatgtgcgtatgtgtgtgtgtgtgtgtggtgtgtgtgtgtgtttgtttgtgtgtatgtgcacatcaGTGATTACAACAAAACTGATTAGTTATGTAGACTACCGTATTCTAATCGCAAAAATGATGAATGCTCACTACATTTTTATGGTATAAAGATCCATCTATGCTGTCAtcttcaaatgaaaaaaaaaaaatactatacgtGACTGAGATTTAAGATATTTTTAAGAATATTCTCGATCAACCAGCAGAAGAGCAGGACGCTGTGTTTCTATCATAGTAATATTCATCCATAACGTTCCACTAAATAAGTAGACTGTCTAAATAAGCTCATACCACAGACTCTTCAAGGATTCTAAAAGCTCTTCAGACACGCGGAGAGCTTCCTCGATCCTTTTCCGCCGTCGACTGCAGTATAACAAGTATCCTTTCACAGCACTTGTTACTGCTTGCATCCCGAGGAGACGGTGCGGGAGAAACTTCGGTGAGGAGGCTGCTCAGTGTCGATTCTTACTGTgcaaagcattatatatatatggctgagtgtgtgtgtgcgtgtgtgtgtgtgtgtgtgtgtgtatgtgcgtgtgtatgtgtgtgtatatgtgtgtgtgtgcctgtgtgtgtgtgtgtgtgtatgtatgtgtgtgtgttgttactgGATGCATCCCAAGCAGAAAATGCGAGAGAAACTATGATGATGAGCTACTCAATACCCATGCTTCCCGTGCAGTGCATTCTGCAATGGAAAGATATAACGATGACGTAATACACTCATTACGGACTAGGTACCTGCCGTGACAGTGATTTCTGGGAAAATCCGAGATATCTTTGTTAGATTGAATAAACCTGATTTGCGTCTCAGAACTGAATTATTTTTCACTAAATACAAAAATCAGCAATACAGATTACGAATACAAAAAGATACTATGATTGTCGTGCGTGCCTCATATTACGAATATATGAGAATCTTATTCTAactctattaatatcattattattataattagcgttatcattgttatcaatgttatttttatcaccactgttgattttatttttatcataatcatctttattctcCGAGGCAAGCACACTGCaccgaagtagttagaccgtcagtttatgcacattcatTATTTACTCTACTGTCTGAGAGTGAACTttagaaggtaggaggggaagggagaagaaagaggcaaagggagaagagggagagggagaagaaagagggaaaggaggaaaggaaaaaaaggtgggaatggaagaaggaagaggaggaagggaaaaccgGGGGGGAGAGGAACTTAAAGATTAAGAGAGGGTaggtaagaagaagagaggaggaactcAAGAGAAAATAGGggataggagacagagagaaaagaggataacggagagaaggaggtaggagagttTAAGAAGGAAGACGAAGTGGGAGGAGCAGAAGTAGGGAtaaaagtggaagggagaagtgTCTTTAAGGGAGATTCGGGAGGAAGAGGGCgtggcagagcgggaaagggaaaggtagaggacgagggatagggaaagggagaggcgaaagACAGAAggctgaaagagggagaaaggagtactttcttcttcttctccttcttctttgttcttccgctatttatcatcattaatattatcattgtcattactattagtattagtattgtataatcatagctgttattatcattattatcattgctatcattatcattattattatcattgctatcattattatctttattattatcattgctatcattattatcattattattatcatttctatcattattatcattattattatcactgctatcatttttatcattattattatcattattattatagatagagattgatatagataaaaatatatagacagatgtaggtagatagataaatgtaattacaaagacatacaaagatagataaaaataaatataaatatagatgtatatatagatatagatagacaggtatgtagatataaacattGATATAGGTTAATAGATAGAAATAGTGAGAAATATATGtaggaataaatatagatatagttagagaTGCGTCATAGACGTGTGTATAggtctgtatatgtgtgggtgtgggtgtacgtgtgttggtgtgtgtgtgcatatatatagcattttaatgagataatgaaaacaagagagagagagagaatgcaataaagagagagaggactagagaGAAGGAGACTttaaataatttgacagaaatgaaaaaggacgggtaaaggacccccccccccccccccgcactagAAAATGATATTAcaattcttcttcattccctgttTATTTTGGAGGAGAAAGTGTTGAAAAGAAACTGTTCCGTAAACAAAGATTCATTGAATTCAAATGATTCCTTATGATCAAGAATGATTTTGTCTTCATATTATCTGAGCTTTAAgaaacaatgaaatgaaaataaatgaataagcaaatttagaagaaaaaaacactatttgaaaacagtaataataaacgaacgaaaaaaatatatttaaaaagtacGAGTTTATCGTAAGTTCTTCAAAACGAATTTGAAAGGGAAATAGACTAGTTAAGTCCTTTCCTTTTggcccccatcaccccccccccccacctgaagCAGGTACTGGGCGGAGTCTAGGTCAGTTTAAGCACCAACACTCACGCCCTTCGTTAAAAACACTACATACTCGGATATCATCTCTTCAGTGAACTTATCTACTATCTATTAACAAACGTGTCGGTTTTGATTACTGACTGCCAGGCTTGAATATCGCAAATCAACCAAACGTCTAATTATAAGTGCATATACGAGGCGAGAGAACTGGATATGGCATCCCTCCTTTCCTGAACTGAGGCCGTCCTGTTGTGAAAGGGAGGGTATATAGACGCGACTCTCGGCTGGACCCTCAcactcgcctctccttccctcagtcATGGCGTCGAAACAGGTATGTGAGGAATAGGTcttgggaaagagatagaaattgcTATTGTTACCCTCAAAggacatagatagagaaatatagctATGTAATTAGTAATATGATTCAGTTCATACCTAAGGTAATTACGTTATtgcaaattaaatatatatacatatattgattataCTTATGTAACAGTCTGAATGGTACGCATAAAGTGAATATCTTCTTTAAGGAATTCGATATTTATATAAGAGTTAATTCCCTTCGTCCCCCTTTCAGCTTCTGATCCTGAGCGTGGTCGTGGCTTCCATCGCAGCGGCGCCTCAGTTCTTCAGCGACGATCAAGCGGTACGTAGTTTGTCCTGCTGCAATCATTGGTTTCCTTAGTAACAGAATTAGGGAAGAGATTCAGCAACTCACTGTTTTACAGCCTATTCCCCACGACTTCGCTTACGGCGTCGAGGTGCCTGATACGGGAGATGCAAAGGAGCACAAGCAGTCTGTGTCTCCTTCGGGAAGAACCGAAGGCGAATACCGATGGCTTCTTCCCAACGGCCTCTTCAAGTGGGTACAATTTCATTGTGATTTCTGTCATGTATGGACACATTTATTGTCAGGTGTACAGTATAGAGACCATGCAACACACATGTTCTCGTCATGTCTCAGAAATTCTAAGTGTTTGACTCTCGTGCAGCGTCGTCAGgtacttcgtggacggcgactccggaTTCCAGGCCGAGGTGAGCGAGGAGCCAGGACCCGCCGTCGGAAACTACTACACCAACTCCCTCAGCCAAGAGAGTTCCTCGGGAGCCGTGTCCGCCGCGGCGCAGGACTTCGCTCGCAGCTTCAGCGTGCAACAAGCCAGCGTCGGGAGGGCCGTGGATGTCATCAGCGCCCCGAGACCTACACAGGTCTCCTTCGCTGCTCCGAGACCCAATCAGGTTTCCTTCTCATCTGCCCCAAGGCCAAATcaggtttctttctcttctgccccAAGACCTAATCTGgtctccttttcttctgtccCGAGCCCCAATCAGGTCTTCTCTTCCGCCCCGAGTCCCAATCAGGTCTTCTCTTCCGCCCCCGCCTTCAACGCTCAGCAACAGACTTTCGGCAGAGTCGTCGACGGAGGCTTCATCGACGGAGGAATTATTGACGGAGGGATAATCGACGGAGGAGTCATCGACGGCGGCGTCGTCAGCGGGGGATTCAGCGGCAACTTCGCCACCAGTCCCTTCGACAATTCTGCTGTGATTCTTGCGAGAAACAACAGGTTCACAGGATAAGTCTTGTCCTGCGCgcaaccctttctttctctcgaccAAGACGACATAGTCATTACGGTGCTCTGCAGGGAACTGCCATATccaatggtgtgtatatatatacatagaaataaaacgAAACTATTTTGATAACATGCATACTTTTATACTGAACATTCTACTACCAGGATTTCTGGATATCTTCAAAGTGGATTTGAAAAGGACTTATTGATGCCAGATGCAAATAATCACCTGCCCAAAGAGTACTTGTAATCTCCTGTGCTATATTGAGAGAAAAATATTCGCCTCTGTTTTgcaattatgttttatatatgtgttgacAATAAACCGACTGTTTACATTTTTTGTATCATTCATTTAGATCATATCTACTTTAGGCCAtacaaatttatagatagatattgtctATATATCCTGTACATACTTAGCAACCCTATATACTGAACTGAGCAGTATTCAGATATTTCCCCTTTATTTATTGAACTTCATTTTGGATAAGCGTTGGACATCAAAGTTTCATTACAAGAATTATAAGAACCTCATTTGATGTAAGAACCAACCAACAATTTGTCCTTATATCTACATTCTTACTGAAgctaagagataaagagacacaacAAGTAGTCGCAAGTGTATATAACACGTATATAAGTTAAAGACCAAATGAAGTTTACAAAGGTTCAGTGAGCTCTGGAAGTTCACGTGTCTTAGGGGTCGGCTGCATGAAATTGTAATACGAAACTTTAGAAGTCTGGATTCAGTATTTTTCATCAGCCAGCACTTGACATTTGCTGCCATTTTTCCTGTCGCATTTTTTATGGGATAATCTCGTTTTCTGTCCCACTTAGATCCACATCAAATCCAGTAACTTTTAAATTGATCCTTATTTACAGTATGTTTATCTTCAAAGAGTTCTCTACCATTTATCTGTGTTTTGCCCAATCCTATAACACTTGTTTTCACATACCTTGTcgaacaaaaacaaattatatggCTTATTCTATTGTTCTGATAGTTAAGGTATCATGAAAATATTGGTAAGGGCCTTATATGAACTATAAGGAAaattctctcgtgtgtgtgtgtgtgtgtgtgcgtgggtatgtgtggtgtgtgcgtgggtatgtgtatgtgtgtgtgtcggtgtgcctGTAGGGGGCGACcttctgatttttttattttttttacttgagaACAGATCGTAGACCAAAAAAAGCTGACAACTTAGTATACCTGTACATTACCATAACCTTAAAATCCAGATGCTTCATGACCCGACGTGTCATATGTGCTCATGACCTGCCCCAGCTCCGTACAGATTCCACCGGGCGGCTGGTGACCCCAGACTAAACCCAGGTGTGAGGGTGCTCGTCTGGCCCTTCAATGCGTATAATGCGTATAAGGGGAAATGCgcatagatacacacgcaaatatacaagCAGCAACAGGCtcatactaatgtgtgtgtgtgtgtttgtgatttatttattccagatgcctattcatttatttcttccttactatataatcatatatgtatgtttatgattctctcttcctctgtagatatatatatatgtgcgtgtgtgtgtgagtgtgtttattgatatatgtatatatattatttatttatttactcttcttttttattcgtataatatatataaatagataaagagacagaggtagattgacagacagacagatagatagacgacagacagagaaggaagagagagatagagaagaagaaaataagctagataaagagataaagaaaaaaagggagaaacggatagagaaggaagagagagagagagagaaggatggagaaagggagatagatagaaagagagagagataggggagatacagagagacagtgagggagaaagagaatatgtgagtgaaaaacacacatatatacatctatatatatatatatatatatatgtatgtatatacatatatacatatgtataaacatatgtgtgtgtgaacatgcatgtatgtgtgtgtgtgtgtctgtgtgtgtatgtgtgtgtctgtatgtgtgtgtgtatgtgtgtgtctgtgtgtgtgtgtatgtgtgtgtctgtgtgtgtctgtatgtgtgtgtgtgtttttttctgtgtctgtgtgtgtgtatgtgtgtttgtgtgtgtctgtatgtgtgtctgtgtgtgtctctatgtctgtgtgtgtgtgtgtgtgtgtgtgcatgtaacttTTGTTCCCATGTAGCCTTCAAGTAGTTAAAGGAGTGGTTCTGAAACGGGAAGGAGACTGCTCTAGAACAGGAGAGTAAAAAGCAAGTACCGTTGGCTTGACAGTGAAATCAAAATCTCACACATTCGAGGATGTTGTCACTTTAATCCACAAAATTACTTCAGTTTAAGATGATGTTAACGAAAGTAAAGGACCGTAGTACTGCTGTGGAAAATTAAAAGCACTAGAGGCGTTTTTTCCAAAgtggaaactctctctctcgcccttcctgaTGCTGGGCGGAGTCTAAGACAGTTTAGGTAACAACATTTACGCGttccataaaaaaaagatagcgatttgttgtcgttgctgtggGTGTTAACATGAAATattgtacttctctctctctctctctctctctctctctctctctctctctctctctctctctctctctctctctcactcactttatatatatatatatatatatatatatatgtatgtatatatatatatatatatatcacatatatatatgtgtgtgtgtgtgtatggatatatatatatatatatatatatatatatatatatatgtgtgtgtgtgtgtgtgtgtgtgcgtgtgtgtgtgtttcatggtcGTGTTTTCTTATGCCTAAAGATTCCTTTGAGCCCCTCTCTCTAATCAAGGATTTGATTAGCCATGTGTAACACGAGGAAGGGAAACCGGATATGGCACCCCTACTTTCTTTGGCCGAGGTCGTTTTGGCGTGAAAGGGACACTTTGCAGACGTTTCTCGACCCTCACTCACTTTAGCAGTGCAGCTACGACTTTCAAATTTATTACGAATTTGTTAACTGGGCTTACGAATACATAAGGAAATCAATGTTCAGTGGATGAAGCTACTTGTGAAATATGGGCTTGAGAGGAAGGGCAGTTTCAGGTAAGCAGTCCATCATTAGTTAGATTTAAGTAACATCTTCAAGTCCAGTGAATTTCAACCTTTTTCAAACCATGACCGGTAGCTGGTATTTTGTAATATTCACATTAACCATCGGTTTCAGAATAggatatatgtctttctctttctctctctatctatctatctatctacctatctacctatatatatatatatatatatatatcaatatattcatagttatatacatatatatatcaatatattcatagttatatacatatatatatctttatatatatatatatatatatatatatatatacatatccccctctctctctctctctttctctctctctctctctctctctctctctctctctctctctctctctctctctctctctctctctctctctctctctctctcttttatctcctcctccccccgcccttctctctctctctctctctctctctctctctctctctctctctctctctctctctctcttttatctcctcctccccccgcccttctctttctctctctcattctttctctctctctcttctatctcctcctccccccgcccttctctctctctctctctctctctctctcttctatctccttctccccccgcccttctctctctctctctctctctctctctctctttctctctctctctcctctctctctctctctctctctctctctctctctctctctctctctctctctcttttatctcctcctccccccgcccttctctctctctctctctctctctctctctctctctctctctctctctctctctctctctctctctctctctctctctctcctccccccccgcccttctctctctctctctctccccgcccttctctctctctctctctctctctctctctctctctctctctctctctctctctctctctctctcgtgcccgctctctctcttctcttttatctcctcctccccccgcccttctctttctctctctcattctttctctctctctcttctatctcctcctccccccgcccttctctctctctctctctctctctctctctcttctatctccttctcccccccgcccttctctctctctctctctctctctctctctctctctcttctctctctctcgtcttctctctctctctctctctctctctctctctc
Above is a window of Penaeus chinensis breed Huanghai No. 1 chromosome 19, ASM1920278v2, whole genome shotgun sequence DNA encoding:
- the LOC125034958 gene encoding uncharacterized protein LOC125034958 — translated: MASKQLLILSVVVASIAAAPQFFSDDQAPIPHDFAYGVEVPDTGDAKEHKQSVSPSGRTEGEYRWLLPNGLFNVVRYFVDGDSGFQAEVSEEPGPAVGNYYTNSLSQESSSGAVSAAAQDFARSFSVQQASVGRAVDVISAPRPTQVSFAAPRPNQVSFSSAPRPNQVSFSSAPRPNLVSFSSVPSPNQVFSSAPSPNQVFSSAPAFNAQQQTFGRVVDGGFIDGGIIDGGIIDGGVIDGGVVSGGFSGNFATSPFDNSAVILARNNRFTG